From bacterium, a single genomic window includes:
- the rpsT gene encoding 30S ribosomal protein S20 gives MVEKSEVKKKRSSVLKRVGQDKKRRLRNVSTKSKVKTLAKNVIKSLEEKDADKSQETYRLFTKAIDKAAQKGIIHKNTANHKKSRLATKINFINSGISQQ, from the coding sequence ATGGTAGAAAAAAGTGAAGTAAAAAAGAAACGTAGCTCGGTATTAAAAAGAGTTGGACAAGATAAAAAAAGAAGACTACGAAATGTTTCCACTAAATCTAAGGTTAAAACACTGGCTAAAAATGTAATCAAGAGCCTAGAAGAAAAAGATGCTGACAAAAGCCAAGAAACCTATAGACTATTTACTAAAGCTATAGATAAAGCGGCCCAAAAAGGCATCATTCATAAAAATACTGCTAACCACAAAAAATCTCGCTTAGCTACAAAGATTAATTTTATCAATTCTGGCATAAGTCAACAATAA
- a CDS encoding 50S ribosomal protein L25, whose amino-acid sequence MKTVSLGATIRKGTKKGYSRRLRQRGFIPAVLYGHKEEPLLLELDNKSLKKALFTEAGDNIIINLEIKEGEKFFSRTTILKEKQTHFITRDITHIDFQHISLDEKVEFSIPIHIVGEPKGVKEGGILEQNLWEIEVESLPSQVLESINVDISNLGINESIYVKDIKLTEEVKILSDLELLIATVRPMVEIKEEVTTTEKTKAPEVIKEKREKESESEEK is encoded by the coding sequence ATGAAGACAGTTTCTTTAGGAGCAACTATTAGAAAAGGCACCAAAAAAGGATATAGCCGAAGATTAAGACAAAGAGGATTTATTCCGGCAGTGTTATATGGACATAAGGAAGAACCATTATTATTGGAGTTAGATAATAAATCTTTAAAAAAAGCTTTATTTACAGAAGCAGGGGATAATATTATTATAAATTTAGAAATCAAAGAAGGAGAAAAGTTTTTTTCTAGAACCACTATTTTAAAAGAAAAACAGACCCACTTTATTACTAGGGATATTACCCATATTGATTTTCAACATATATCTTTAGATGAAAAGGTAGAATTTAGTATTCCTATCCATATAGTAGGAGAACCTAAGGGAGTTAAAGAAGGAGGTATTTTAGAGCAAAATTTATGGGAAATCGAGGTAGAGAGTTTACCTTCCCAAGTCTTAGAAAGCATTAATGTAGATATTAGTAATTTAGGAATAAATGAGAGTATCTATGTTAAGGATATTAAATTAACAGAAGAGGTAAAAATACTTTCTGATCTTGAGCTACTAATAGCAACCGTTAGGCCAATGGTAGAAATAAAAGAAGAAGTAACTACAACAGAAAAAACTAAAGCTCCTGAGGTAATTAAAGAAAAAAGAGAAAAGGAATCTGAAAGTGAAGAAAAATAA
- the pth gene encoding aminoacyl-tRNA hydrolase yields the protein MFLIIGLGNHGFLYQKNRHNIGFKVIKILSQVTEIKVNQRKCKAKIGKGVYRYKEIILAKPQTYMNNSGEVVINLVQTYNIDPSKIIVVYDDLDLTLGKIKIRAKGSCGGHKGLRSILECLNTQEIKRVRVGINPGFKVSNSSGFVLSNFTPEEDLVINEVILRTVQAILSIIEEGLDIAMNIYN from the coding sequence ATGTTTTTGATAATAGGATTAGGTAACCATGGTTTCTTATATCAAAAAAATAGGCATAATATAGGATTTAAAGTCATAAAGATACTTTCCCAAGTTACAGAAATAAAAGTTAATCAAAGGAAATGTAAGGCTAAAATAGGCAAAGGAGTTTATCGATATAAAGAAATTATTTTAGCTAAACCTCAAACATATATGAATAATAGCGGAGAAGTAGTTATTAATCTTGTCCAAACATATAATATTGATCCTTCTAAAATTATTGTGGTTTACGATGATTTAGATTTAACTCTGGGAAAGATTAAAATTCGTGCTAAGGGTAGTTGCGGAGGACATAAGGGATTAAGATCTATCTTAGAGTGTTTAAATACTCAAGAGATCAAAAGAGTTCGGGTGGGCATAAATCCGGGTTTTAAAGTTTCTAATTCTTCTGGATTTGTCTTATCTAATTTTACTCCAGAAGAAGATCTAGTTATTAATGAAGTTATCTTAAGAACAGTCCAGGCTATTTTATCTATTATTGAAGAAGGATTAGATATAGCCATGAATATTTATAATTAA
- a CDS encoding ribose-phosphate pyrophosphokinase translates to MPKELSLKILSGNSNHKLAEEICEYLFVPLCKAEVSSFSDGETFVQINENIRGADTFIIQSTCPPANQNLMELLIMIDAVRRSSARRITAVIPYYGYGRQDRKVQPRVPITSKLVANLITTAGARRILSMDFHAGQIQGFFDIPVDHLYAAPAIADYFKKREIKDLVIVSPDAGGVERARDFAKRLKASIAIIDKRRPEINKSEVMNVIGDIKNKNLIILDDIIDTGGTIAKSVIALRDKGAKDIYVACTHPVFSGKAMETLSKVGINEVVITNTIFFEKEAPEGLKIVELSVAKLLGEAINRIHIDASVSSLFT, encoded by the coding sequence ATGCCTAAAGAATTAAGTTTAAAGATACTCTCTGGGAATTCTAACCACAAGTTAGCAGAGGAAATATGTGAATACTTATTTGTTCCTTTATGTAAGGCTGAAGTATCATCTTTTAGCGATGGTGAAACCTTTGTTCAAATTAATGAAAATATTCGAGGAGCAGATACTTTTATTATTCAATCAACTTGTCCTCCGGCTAACCAAAATCTCATGGAGTTGTTAATTATGATTGATGCCGTTCGGCGATCTTCGGCTCGTCGCATTACAGCGGTAATACCTTATTATGGCTATGGCCGACAAGATCGAAAAGTCCAACCACGAGTTCCTATTACTTCTAAGCTGGTAGCAAATTTAATCACTACTGCTGGAGCAAGAAGAATTCTTTCTATGGATTTTCATGCTGGTCAAATTCAAGGTTTCTTCGATATTCCAGTAGATCATCTTTATGCGGCACCAGCCATAGCTGATTATTTTAAGAAGAGAGAGATTAAAGACTTGGTAATTGTTTCTCCTGATGCTGGAGGAGTCGAGAGAGCTAGGGATTTTGCTAAAAGGCTTAAGGCCAGTATTGCCATCATCGATAAAAGAAGACCAGAGATAAATAAATCAGAAGTAATGAATGTGATTGGAGATATAAAGAATAAGAACTTAATTATCTTAGATGATATAATCGATACTGGAGGAACGATTGCTAAATCTGTCATTGCCTTAAGAGATAAAGGAGCAAAAGATATTTATGTTGCCTGTACCCATCCTGTATTTTCTGGTAAGGCTATGGAAACATTAAGTAAAGTTGGAATTAATGAAGTAGTCATTACCAATACTATCTTTTTTGAAAAAGAAGCACCTGAAGGTTTGAAGATTGTAGAGTTATCGGTAGCTAAGCTATTAGGTGAAGCTATAAATCGTATTCATATTGATGCTTCAGTCAGTTCATTATTTACCTAG
- the holA gene encoding DNA polymerase III subunit delta, giving the protein MSTSTYQEFLKQLEKNKLSSFYLLLGSDKSLISEGINKLKEYLFLNLNLTSFNINYFGEESKSLSEIINVCETFPFASSKRLVIIEDILIFSQKEQEELSKYLEKIPVYLHLVLSAHNLKSSHFIYKLAQKNNSLFCFYPLSFFQMADYIKKFSFKNGLIFTPQATTYLIETLGQDLVFLKKELEKYLLYFDKNKEVDKDDLALIISRPSYQEEIFNFLAALGVRNLKDSIYFFKRLMNKGEPVVKIFFMITKHLRLLYQLKSLDLENSAPFDILKRLNLRSVKQASSLLSQSKNYSQLELKNLYKKLVEIDCQLKTQSQNHSSVIMEIFIVDLCQN; this is encoded by the coding sequence ATGTCCACTTCTACCTACCAAGAATTTTTAAAGCAATTAGAAAAAAATAAGCTATCTTCTTTCTATCTTCTCTTGGGTTCAGATAAAAGTTTGATTTCTGAAGGTATTAATAAATTAAAAGAATACCTCTTTCTTAATCTTAATCTTACTTCATTTAATATTAATTACTTTGGTGAAGAAAGTAAATCTCTTTCTGAAATAATTAACGTTTGCGAAACTTTTCCTTTTGCTTCTTCTAAGAGATTAGTAATCATTGAAGATATTTTAATTTTTTCCCAAAAAGAACAAGAAGAATTATCCAAATATCTTGAAAAAATTCCAGTTTATCTTCATTTAGTCTTATCTGCTCATAATTTAAAGAGTAGTCATTTTATCTATAAACTTGCCCAAAAAAATAACTCTCTCTTTTGTTTTTATCCTCTTTCTTTTTTCCAAATGGCTGATTATATTAAAAAGTTTAGCTTCAAGAATGGTTTAATATTTACTCCTCAAGCCACAACTTACCTGATAGAAACACTTGGTCAAGATTTGGTATTTTTAAAGAAAGAATTAGAGAAATACTTACTTTATTTTGATAAAAATAAAGAAGTAGATAAAGATGATTTAGCTCTTATTATTAGCCGACCTTCTTATCAAGAAGAGATCTTTAATTTCTTAGCAGCTCTTGGGGTTCGTAATCTTAAAGATTCTATTTATTTCTTTAAGAGGTTAATGAATAAAGGAGAACCAGTGGTAAAGATATTTTTTATGATCACCAAACATTTAAGACTCTTGTATCAGTTAAAATCATTAGACTTAGAAAATAGTGCCCCTTTCGACATTTTAAAAAGATTAAACTTAAGATCAGTAAAACAAGCTTCAAGCTTACTTTCTCAATCTAAAAATTATTCTCAATTAGAACTTAAAAATCTTTACAAAAAACTTGTAGAAATAGATTGCCAGTTGAAGACTCAAAGCCAAAACCATTCTTCAGTAATAATGGAGATATTTATTGTTGACTTATGCCAGAATTGA
- a CDS encoding NTP transferase domain-containing protein — protein MERDTIAVILAAGEGTRMKSEVPKILHKLCGLPIINYSLDNTAKLSWIKETLVILGYKAEEIKSVLPSSLKVIIQREQLGTGHALMQIKKDLEGFKGNILVLCADAPLLTLETLENLYQCHKRNNAAVTILTAILDNPKGYGRMVRDKEGYLKKIIEELDATSLEREITEVNTSIYCFNWPELLPVLDSLELNQKKGEYYLTDCVEKLIEKGLMVTSFQTKDPYEALGINNRLHLSEAESKLRRKILENLMLQGITILDLNSTFIDQEVKIEQDTIIYPYTIILGNTFIKNRCLIGPSSCVINSQVETDSNIFASFIVNSHIERETTIGPYNYFKDNQQLK, from the coding sequence ATGGAAAGAGATACGATCGCGGTTATATTAGCAGCAGGAGAAGGAACAAGGATGAAGTCTGAAGTTCCTAAGATTCTTCATAAACTATGCGGTCTTCCCATAATTAACTATTCTTTAGATAACACCGCCAAGCTTTCATGGATAAAAGAGACTTTAGTTATCTTAGGATATAAAGCTGAGGAAATAAAAAGTGTTTTACCTTCAAGTTTAAAGGTGATTATTCAACGAGAGCAATTAGGAACTGGCCATGCTTTAATGCAGATCAAGAAAGATTTAGAAGGTTTCAAGGGAAATATCTTAGTTTTATGCGCTGATGCTCCTTTACTTACTTTAGAAACTTTAGAAAATCTGTATCAATGCCATAAAAGGAATAATGCTGCGGTTACCATTCTTACCGCTATCTTAGATAATCCTAAGGGATATGGAAGAATGGTTCGAGATAAAGAAGGCTATCTAAAAAAGATTATTGAAGAACTCGATGCCACTTCTTTAGAAAGAGAGATTACGGAAGTTAATACCAGTATTTATTGCTTTAATTGGCCAGAGCTATTACCAGTTTTAGATAGTTTAGAACTTAATCAAAAAAAGGGAGAATATTACCTTACTGATTGTGTTGAAAAACTCATAGAAAAAGGCTTAATGGTCACCTCTTTTCAGACTAAAGATCCTTATGAAGCTTTAGGTATTAATAATCGTCTTCATCTTTCCGAGGCAGAAAGTAAATTAAGAAGAAAGATCTTAGAAAATTTAATGCTTCAAGGAATAACCATCTTAGATCTTAATTCTACCTTTATCGATCAAGAGGTAAAGATAGAACAAGATACTATTATTTACCCATACACTATTATTTTAGGAAATACGTTCATTAAAAATAGATGCTTAATTGGTCCTTCTTCTTGTGTCATAAATTCTCAAGTAGAAACCGATTCTAACATTTTTGCTTCCTTTATTGTCAATAGCCATATTGAGAGAGAAACTACTATTGGTCCTTATAATTACTTTAAAGATAATCAACAACTTAAGTAG